The Alteromonas macleodii ATCC 27126 genome segment TCGCCCGGACGTATGCGAACGCCCATTTTCTGGCGATACATTTGGTAGCCGCTCAGGCTTCTAAGTACGCTCATCCATAAGATGTTTTCGAATGGCAGGTCACTCATGTCTTCGGTAAGGGTCGATGAGCGAACGTCAATTATCCTTGATGTCATATCAGCCCGCTCCAATGCCGCACCAAAGCGCCAGAAGAAATAGCCTTCATCGTGGCTCATGCTGGCATCCATGGTTCCAAACATTAGTAAACACTGATTGATTACCTGTTTTAAACTTGCAAAGCGCCCGCGTTTACTTAGAAAGCTTGTACTGTTCTCTTTTACCGATAAGTGAAGTGCGTTCAGCGTTTCCCACACTTCTCTTGGAATAACGTCTCTGATTGTGCGCGCATTATCTCTTGCGTATTGAAGGGAATTTAATATGGAAGACGGATTGCGTGTGTCTACCGTAAGAAACTTAACGACATTCTTCTCGCTGTATTCATTATAAATGGCCTCAAATGGCTCGCGATTTCCCGTTATGTCTAGCAATGGCTCCCAGCCTGGCGAAAACCCTTTGGGTAAGTCCATCAGCAGGAGGTTGTTAACATTGATCAAGCGAGCGAGATTTTCAGCCCTTTCAACGTAGCGCGCCGTCCAATAAAGCGTTTCAGCAACTCGTGATAACATGTCAGTCCCTCCTAATCCACAATCCAAGTATCTTTACTACCACCGCCTTGTGATGAATTGACCACGAGGGAACCTTTAACAAGGGCAACCCTAGTGAGGCCTCCCGTTGTGACATAGGTGTGAGTACCTGATGAAAGGATGAAAGGGCGAAGATCCACATGTCGCCCTTCAATTGTAGAACCGTCAATAGTGGGGACGGTAGACAAATTCAAGGTAGGCTGTGCTATCCAGTTTCTGGGGTCAGCCTTTATTTGAGCAAGGGTTTCTTGCTGCTGCTTTTTGGTTGATTTCGGTCCAATCAGCAAGCCGTAGCCTCCCGATTCATTGGCAGGCTTTATTACAAGTTTGTCGATATTGGCTTCAACATATTTGAAGTCTTCGGGCTCATAACAACGGTAGGTCTCTACGTTAGGCAGCTTAATCTCTTCATCCAAATAATAGCGAATCATGTCAGGCACATAGGTGTACACCACTTTATCGTCTGCCACGCCAGCCCCCGGCGCGTTGATCAGCGTTACCTTGCCTTTACTCCACGCTCGCATTAGCCCGGGAACGCCCAGCATCGAATCAGGGTTAAACGCTTCTGGGTCTAAAAACATATCGTCAATACGGCGGTAGATAACGTCCACTCTGCGTAGGCCCTTAATCGTCTTCATATATACGCAGTCGTCTTTTTCTACGGTTAGATCTCGACCTTCTACTAGCTCACACCCCATTTCCTGAGCAAGATAGCAGTGTTCAAAGTAGGCAGAGTTGTAGATACCGGGTGTAAGTACCACAACTTCAGGTTTATCCTGAGGACGCGGTGATAGACTCGACAACATGTCGAACAGCTGTGAGGGATAGTCGTTTACGGGAAGAATATCCATTTTCTCGAACATGTCTGGAAAGACACGCTTCAGCACTGAGCGGTTTTCTAACATGTAAGACACGCCAGAAGGTACGCGCAGGTTGTCTTCCAGTACGTAAATGGTGCCGTCGCTATCTCGCACTAAATCAGAGCCGCAGATATGTGCCCAGATACCGTTTGGGGGAGAAACACCCACGCACTGCTTTCTAAAGTTCACGGACTTGTCGAGAAGCGCTTTAGGAAAAACGCCATCTTTAATAATCTTCTGATCGTGATACAGATCGTCGATGAACATATTAAGGGCTTTTACGCGCTGTTTAAGCCCTTCTTCTACGCGTTGCCATTCTTTATTTGGGATAATGCGAGGAATGATATCGATGGGCCACGCTCGGTCTATTGAGCTTCCTTCACCATAAACCGTGAAGGTAATACCCATTTCTTTCACCACCAACTCGGCGGCGTCTTGCGCGTTTTTTAACTCTTCTTCACTTAATTGCGACAAATAATCCATTAACGGCGCACCGTGAGGGCGGGGTTTTCCATTTTTATCTATCAGTTCATCGTAAAACTCGGAAAAATTGCAGTGTTCCAGACTCACAGCTTTCGATAACGTCTGACTTTGTTTTTGACTACTCAAACTACGCTCCTTATTGTCCGCGATTCATATCCACTGAAACGTCTAAAACCTGATTTCCACCACCAAACATAATGCCTTTAAGCGGTGTGATATCTGCAAAATCTCGTCCGACAGCTAACGTAACGTGCTGGTCGTAGGGTTTCAAATTGTTGGTCGGGTCGTAATCAATCCAACCAGAGCCCGGTACAAAAAGCGCAACCCAAGCGTGGGTGGCGTCTGCACCAGTAAGCTTTTCCTGACCCGGTGGTGGAATCGTTTCGATATATCCACTTACATAGCGCGCCGCCAAACCAATACTGCGTAAGCAAGTAAGTGTTAGGTGGGCATAGTCCTGACATACGCCCCGCTTGTGCTCAAACACGTGGCTTACTGGGGTGTTAATCGTCGAGAAGGACGGGTCAAAGGTAAAATCGTTAAAAATGCGGTTCATTAAGTCGTCGCACGACTCTACGATAGAGCGGCCAGGCGTAAACGACATCAAGGTATAGTCTAAAATCGCTTTATTGGCCTGCGTTAAGCGAGTAGGAATACTGAAAAACTGCGCTGCCAACATGCTCTGATCTACTGGGTAGCGGATTTGATCTCTCACGCTTTCCCATTGTGTATTGTGCGCAAACAGACCTTGTAATGGTGCTCCTTGAATTTCAACTTCACTGGTTGCGATGACCTGCATTTCTTCATGCAAAGTGGGTATTTCAAACACCGTTACCGTGTTGTCGAAGTAGTCTTTAAACTCTGCCTGATAGTCAGGTTCAGGCACAATGGTGACACTGGCGCTAATCCTCTTTTGATTAAAGGTGTTTAGCGGTATTAGGCGGGCATGGTTTTGTGTCAGGCTCACCTTGTCGGAATACTTGTAGGTAGTGACGTGACGAATGGTGTACTTCATTTTTTCACCTCACTGTCATTCGGACTACTGGCATCAGGCGCACTAGCTAACGGAGCTGTCGCTTCCTCATCTATTGGTTTTTCGACGACCTGTACAGACGCGGTGCCAATGCCGGACCAGTGCAGTTGTGACGCAGGCTTAGTGTGGCTGAAGTATTGAGTTTGCATCATTTCGCTAAATTTCTGCAGTTGTGATGTCACGCTTTTTAGTAAAGACACTAAGCCCGAAGGTGCTTGATTAGTGTTGATATTTAAGGTCTGTCTGTCAGCCAGCGCGAAGCTTGCTTTTAACTGCAACAGAATTTTCTCTGTGGTACTTAAAAAACCGGGCTTGGCGCTTACCGGCAAGCTTTCGCAAAGCTCGGTAATTTTTTGGATTTGATGAGCTAATGAGCGTGGGTACTCGGCATCTAAAAGCAATAGCTCTAATCCCGTTTCGATACTTTGAAACGCACGGTATCGACGCCTGTGGGTAATAGCGCTCACTTGCGCCACCAACACGATTTCCAGCACGTTTTGTTGCTCAGCCTCGGGCAGAGGGAATTGCAGCAGATTTTGCACCATAGACACAAGCTGTTTACTGCGCTCTAACCGTCGTCCAATTTCTATCATAAAGGCGCCATTACTTTTAGACAGGCTGTCTTGAATAGAGCCGTTAAACGCCATGGTAAGCCCAATTAATTTATCGAGTGTACTTTGTAATCTGTGCGTCGGCGTCTGCTCGGTAATGGTACTAAATTCGTGATGTTCCTCTTCTAGGCTTTCGATAATGCGCAAGCTGTCATAAGAAAGTAGCTCTCTCACTTGCAGCGCGCTTTGCACCACCATATTAATGCTACTGTAAAGGCCGCCGGCGAAGGAGTTATCGTTAATTAGCGATATCACTAATTCTTTGAATCCTCCTTCGTTGACGGTTATTTTCGCTGCGTCTGGTGTAAGGTAAGGGTAAATTAATGCCTGCTGTTCTAACCCAGATTTAAATCGTAGCAGGGCATTTCTGTGCGCCTCATCGGGATAAATGGCAAGCTCAGTGAATTTGTCTATAAATACCCTGACCAACCGAATCACGTTTTCACTTCGCTCTACGGCGCAGCCCAACCAAAATAGGTTTTCCGCCGTTCTGCTAGGCAGTAGCCCCTCGACTAGCGCTAAGTCTGCATCTGATTGCAGTGATTTGGGAATAGAAGGCGCACGCTCTTGTGGCGGACCTATGGTTTCAACCCACGTGTCCTTTATTTCTGTTTTGCCATCGGTGCGCGCTGCCTTGGGCGTAAAACACATGGCTGAGGGGAGAATAAAAACTTGCCCTTGTGAGTACAACGCATAGCAACGCATAATGACTGGCTTACTTACCAGCCCTTTATCGTGCCAAAATGGCGTATGCGAAAGATTCACTTTTTTTCGCCAGAATAGGTCGGTTAACGCTACCGTTTGTAGTGTATTTGCAATAGCGTCAGCGTCTTTTTCACCGTCGTATTTTAATTCAGGGTCAACATAACTTAATAACTCATATCCCGACCAATCGCTTTGCGTAAGGTTTTCTGCGGGAAAGGTTTCTTGTTGGCGAAGCAGTAAAGATTCACCATTAAAAAACTCAGCGGCCCTATGCAAGTTGTTTTTGATGGCAGGAATTTGAATAGCGCCATTGCCCAAGGGGTTGAGCAATACCACGTTCTGAGTTCGGACTGCATGAATAAGCCCGGGAATCCCGAACGCTGAGTAGTCAACTTGCTCCAGTGAATCTAAGAATCTGTCCTCAATCCAGCGCAAAATGACATCAACTTTTCGTAATCCGTCTAAAGCTTTAAGCCAGACTTGTCCTTTCCTCACCGTTAAATCAGCGCTTCTTACCAGGGTGTACCCCATGTAAGTGGCAAGATAGGCTTGCTCAGAATAATACTGATCGTCTGGACCTCTGCACAAAATAACAATGCGCGGGTCATTAATCGCAGCGGTTTCCTGGTCAATAGCATGCTGAAATTGCTCAAAAAAGCCTGCTATTCGCTGCACACCACATTCAGCAAACTCCTCACTCATTACCCTTCTTGCCACAATCCTGTTTTCCAGCAGCAGTCCAAGACCGCGAGGGAACTGGCAGTGATCGTTCAGCATGAAATACTCGCCGTTTACATCTTGGGCTATGTCAAACGCGCTTAGAAATACACCGTTGTTTAACGAGGAAAGCGTGTGGCTCTCGGCAAGATAGTAAGGATGACGCATCAAGTGGTCTGTAGAGAAAACGCCGTTGGTTAGCGTTTGCCTGTCTGAGTTAAGGTCTAATAGCACTTTATTGAGCAGTAAGACTCGCTGTTCAATGCCGCGGCTGAGCATTTCCCAGTCTTGGCTTGAAATGAGCATAGGCAAGGGATCTAGCTGCCAATTCTGGTGTTCATCGATATCCGCAAAACCACTGTTTCGCATTAGTCGGCGAATTTCATTTGCTCTAAAGGACAGCTCGTCACTGTTAAGGCCTGACAAACGAGAAAATAACGTATTGAGCAGACGTTTGCTCTCATCCGCAGCAGTGCTCGAATTGATATAGCTGCTAAGCCATTCTGGCATGGTGAAATCTTCACTCATAAAATCGATTGTCACTTAAACTATAGTGTAGGAGGCCGGCGCAAATCCAGCGTATTTGGATATTCTTCATTCTCGGCTTCTTCCAAAGGTAAATCAAAATCACCGCGACCTTCATGGTCAACCACATACTGTGTAGCAAAGTGAGGCGACCACTCAGGCATGGAAGGCGATGCCACCGACGGGGTATGACCGTGATCCCAGAATCTGGCAATACGCCTTCCTTCAGCCTCAAAAGCGTTGACCGGCATAGTAGAGAAATTGCGCCCGCCCGGGTGACTAACATGATAGGTAAATCCGCCTAAAGAGCGGCCCGCCCAGCTGTCGTAAACATCAAAGACCAACGGCGCGTGCACGCCAATGGTCGGGTGAAGCGCCGATGCAGGGTGCCACGCTCTAAAGCGAATTCCGGCTACATGTTCTCCGCGAATATTGGTGGGTTTTAACGGTAATCTGCGGCCGTTACACGACACTATGTAACGGTCTGTATGCATGTTTGAAACAGTGAGCTGGACGCGTTCAAGTGAGCTGTCAACATAACGCGCAGTTCCGCTGCCTGTCGCTTCTTCACCCAATACATGCCATGGCTCAATAGCGCTAAAGAGATCTAGCTTAATTTGACCGACTTCACGGCTACCGCAGCGAGGGAATCGAAACTCAAAAAACGGATCGAACCATTCAAGCTTAATGGGAAAGCCTGCTGCGTTTAGGTCGCTACATACTTCAGCGATGTCTTGCCGAACGTAATGGGGCAGCATAAAACGATCGTGAAGCTCTGTGCCCCACCGCACCAGTTTCTTCTTGTATGGTTGTTTCCAAAACCACGCTAGCAGCGTGCGCAGAAGAAGCATTTGCATCAAACTCATTCTGGCGTGAGGAGGCATTTCAAAACCGCGAAACTCTACAATGCCCAATCGCCCCGTGGGCGAGTCGGGGTTGAATAGTTTATCGATACAAAACTCTGCACGATGGGTATTCCCTGTCAGGTCAGTCAGCAAGTGCCGAAGGAGGCGGTCAACCAACCAAGGTGAGGGAACTTCGCTATCGGGAATTTGAGAGAATGCAATTTCCAGTTCGTACAGCCTTTCATCCCGCGCTTCATCGACACGAGGCGCTTGGCTAGTCGGGCCGATGAACAGGCTCGAAAACAAATAGGAAAGCCCAGGGTGATGCTGCCAATAGGTAATAAAGCTTCGCAGAATGTCTGGACGCTTTAAAAACGGGCTCTCTAACGGTGTCGGCCCACCCATTGTCACGTGATTTCCACCTCCTGTGCCGGCGTGCCGTCCATCAAGCATGAATTTTTCTGTACCGAGTCGACATGACTTGGCCATGGCATAAAGGGCATGGGTATTTTTTACCAGAGTATGCCAATCGGATGCAGGGTGAACATTGACCTCGATAACACCGGGGTCGGGGGTAACCGCAAACTTTTCAACGCGACTGTCGTAGGGCGGAGTATAGCCTTCTAATATCACGGGAATATCAAGTTTATCAGCGATGGACTCAATAGCGTTCAGCAGCAGCGCATAATGTTCAAAGTGGCTTACAGGCGGCATAAATACGCATAACTTTCCGTCGCGCACTTCTAAACAAAGGGCGGTTAATACTGACTTTTCACTAATATACCCTTTGTGAGACGTTGGGGATGAGAGCGTGCCGGTCATGTCAGCAGGATCCCGTTCTGCTAGCGCATCTGGACTACCTAAGCTACTCAACGGCAGCCGATAACCTAATGGAGAGTCGCCCGGTAACAAGAAGCAGTGTCCTCGTTTAAACGACCATACGCTACTTTGCCATCCGTCAAAAACCGTGTCGTAGGCGAGGGGAATAATAAAGCCCACGGGTGTATCTAAACCCTGTTCCAACTTGGCTAAAAAGCCTTTGCGGGTCATTGCGTGAAGCAGTTCTGGGGCGTCGGGTGACGGGTCTTGCGGAAGGTTACCCTCTTGCCATAAATGATACAGCACGTCTTCATAAGCGGTGACAACAACCTTTTCACTTAAACCCAACGCCGTGGCTAGTTGAGTAGCAAATGTTTGCGCTTCGTTTTGTGAGAAAGAATAGGTGGCGTTGTTGTCAGCAAGTAGTGCTTGATTATGCCAGATAGGCGTTCCGTCTTTACGCCAGTAACAGGCATATTGCCAGCGAGGTAATGGCTCTCCGGGATACCACTTACCCTGTCCATAATGGCGAAAGCCACTATTACTAAAGCTTTCCACCATTTTCATGAAAAGCGTGTGCGCTAAAATGCGTTTCTCCTTGCCGTCGGCGGCGGTATTCCACTGTTCGCTTTCCATATCATCAATGGAAATAAACGTGGGTTCGCCGCCCATGGTGAGGGTTATCCCTGCATTAACTAAGTCTTTGTCTATTTGGCCTCCAAGCCTATCGATAGCGGCCCACTGGGCATCGCTGTAAGGCTTGGTTACACGGGGCGGTTCGTGTAAACGTTGTACGTTGTTGTAGAAGCTAAACGTTGATTCACATTGATCGATGGCACCGGTAACCGGCGCTGCCGACAGTGGTTCGGGGGTACACGCCAATGGAATGTGCCCTTCACCTGCGAAAAGCCCAGACGTAGGGTCAAGGCCAATCCATCCCGCTCCGGGAACATATACCTCACACCATGCGTGCAGGTCGGTAAAGTCTTTTTCCGGGCCACTGGGGCCATCAAGAGACTTTTCATCACTTGCCAATTGAACCAGGTAGCCGGAAACAAAGCGCGATGCCAGCCCTAAATGCCGAAATAGCTGAACCAATAGCCAAGCCGAGTCACGACACGAGCCGCCTTTTTTCTGCAGAGTTTCGTCGATACTCTGGACTCCGGGCTCCATGCGCACACCGTATTCAATCAGGTCGTATACGGCGCGGTTTACACCCACTAAGAAATCTACGGTAGCAACAGGCTCTTTAGGCTGCTGATTGTCAATTAACTGCTGAAACAAAGACGATGCATCTTCTGTCTCAAGGTAGGGTGTTAAGTCTCTCGCCAGCCGTTTTTCGTACGAAAACGGAAAGGTTTCAGCGTAAGACTCTAAAAAGAAGTCAAAGGGGTTAATAACCGTCAGTTCGGCAACAAGGTCTACGGTGAACCAGAACTTTTTAGTCTTCTCAGGAAATACTACGCGTGCAAGGTAGTTACCAAACGGGTCTTGCTGCCAATTGATAAAATGATTCTCAGGATAGACTTTTAAAGAGTAACTTTTTATTGGTGTTCGACTATGCGGAGCAGGGCGAAGGCGGAAAGTATGCGGTGACATACTGATACTTCTATCGTAGTGGTATTCAGTATGATGTGTGATCCCTACAGTGATTGTCATGCTATGGCTCCATTGCCAATTGATATACAAACAGCACAAAAAATCACCTTATATCCAAGTGAGTAAACTTACAAGAAGAAGCGATGGGCAGAAATGTAAAACCCAAAAATTATGTGCTTCAACGGTAATCTCGTTACTCACGATATTGAATAATGTATACTCACCCCAATATATGCGCTATAAAACAGCGCGTGTTTTAAGCGCGACTTTTCCTTCACAGATAGACAATTCACTACTTTGAGAGCACTAAACTTTCGCCACGGGTTTTCATCCTACATGCCGCTTTTCATGGCATGGGTACTCTCGTGCCTCATCCTTAGTGCAAGCTTCCAAAGTGGTCAAATTAATAATGAAGTTGAAGTAAGTCAGCAGTCACCACTTGCCCAATTTAACTACGCGGGCAAAAGCTATTCGTTACGGTTTACCGGCACTAAGCTAGAAAACAGTGACGATCAAGGCGATGGACCTGAGGCAATTGTTGAATTGACCTTGGGGTTTATTGCTCTGGCTATTGTGTCGTGTTTGGGTATGGCAAATGTTGTACCCCGTGCTCGCAAACACTACCGCCAACCTTCTCGCGGCCCACCTTTATCCCTGAGCTAATTCTCTTTTTGCCTTAATGCGCTAGCACGTTCGCTTAGCTGCAAATTAAGGCGCTTCAAAAAATTAAATTATTCAGGATTTTAAAATGGCACGATTTTCATTTCGTGGCTTTGTGTATGTGCTCATCGTTATGCTCGGTTTACTGAGCGCTGCGCCCAACATATTGCCACAATCAATTAAACAGCAGTTACCTACGTGGTACACCACTTCCACACTATCTTTAGGCTTAGATTTGCAAGGTGGTTCGCATCTGCTATTAGCCGCAGACACCAACGCCTTGTTTGAAAAGCAACTCAACAGCTTTTCGAGCGACTTACTTAGCGAATTGCGCAGTCAAAACGTGCGCTATACAAAAACGTCTCATTCACTCACTCATAAAGATAGTCGTTCTGGAAGTGTCGTCTTTACATTGCGTAGTGCAGATGATGCGAGAAAGGTAAAAGACACCGCATATCAAATTTCCGCTCAGCCAAATGGTTCAAGTGCACTTGATGTAGAGATAAAGCAAAGCACCGTTACCCTTACGCTTAACGAGCTATACACCGAACAACTGGTTAAAGACACGTTAAGCCGAAGTGTTGAAGTAGTTCGAAAGCGTTTGAACGAAACGGGGCTTACTGAGCCTAGTGTTACGCTACAAGGTAAAGACGCCATTTTAGTTCAGATGCCGGGTATGTCTGACCCCACTCAAGTTAAAAAATTATTGGGCACTACCGCACAAATGACTTTTCACTGGGCCGCGAACAGCCAGTCTGAGCAGGTAATGAATAAGCAAGATGCGGCGGGTAATACCTATCGCTTAGAGCAAAAAGTGGCGCTAGAAGGTGAGCATATTACTGATGCGGCAGGTGTCTTAAGTAGTGAAAATGGCCAGCCAGTAGTGACGTTCCGATTAGACAGCGCAGGTGCCAAGCAGTTTGCCACTATGACACGTGACAACATCGGCCGTGTGCTTGCTATCGTCCTTGACGACAAAGTGGTTACAGCCCCCGTCATAAATAGCGTGATTCCGGGTGGTCGTGGTGAAATAACCGGTAACTTTACATTGCCCGAGGCGGGCAACACTGCACTAATGCTTCGCACAGGTGCGCTACCTGTGCCACTTACCATTATAGAAGAACGCACGGTGGGGCCTGATTTAGGCAGCGATGCAATTCAAACCGGAGTGGAAAGCGGTGTGGCAGGTGCGTTACTGGTATTGGCATTCATGGTAGCGATTTACGGCAGGTGGGGCGCTATCGCAAGTTTTGCTCTTTGTATCAATATGGCGTTGGTGTTTGGCGCATTAACCCTGTTTGGCGCAACCCTGACGTTACCGGGCATAGCAGGTTTGATCCTAACCATGGGCATGGCAGTCGATGCGAACATTTTGATTAATGAACGTATTCGTGAAGAAAGTAAAAAAGGTCGTCCGGCAGCCAGTGCAATAGAAGTGGGTTTTGATAAAGCGTTCGCGACTATTGTGGATTCAAACTTCACCACACTAATAGCGGTAAGCTTGTTGTTTATGTTTGGTAGCGGCCCTATTAAAGGGTTTGCAATTACAATTGCCCTTGGTCTGGTGTCTTCGGTATTTACTGCTGTAGCCCTAACTAAAATGTTAATGCTAAGAGTGGTTAAGTCGAAGCACAAGAATACGCAAGATCGCGCGCAGCAGCGCGTTCCTTTGCGCTTTTCATCACCGCTTTTGCGGTTAAGCGATAAGCTAAGCGGTATTAATTTTCTGGCAAAGCGTAAAATTGCACTCGCTGTTTCGGTAGTGCTAACAGTGCTTTCAATCGGCTTGTTTGCTAAGCCTGGCTTACATTATGGCGTCGACTTTACCGGTGGCACCATGATTGAGTTGACCGCACCAACCCTTACTACCGATGAGCTAAGGAATGTGATTGAAAGCAATGGCTTTGATCAGGTAGCAATTCAAGAATATGGCAGTGAACATCACTATTTATTGCGAGCCCCTGTTCTAGATAGCAGTGGCGAGCTTGAAAATAGCAACGCAAAGCAGACTGACGCACTAAAGCGTGCGATTTCGCAGGCCGACAGTGAGGTAAGTTTTGATAAAATTGATATGGTTGGACCCAAAGTCAGCGGAGGCTTTGCCGAGCTATCCATTCTAGCATTGCTTATCGCAGGTGGCGGCATGTTGGTGTATCTGTGGGCACGCTTTGAAGCGCATTTTGCGAGCGCAGCGCTGCTAACCGTGATACTCGATTTAACCAAAACCATAGGCTTTTTCGCGCTTACGGGTATCGAATTTAACTTAACGGCTGTCGCAGCACTATTGGCGCTCATTGGTTACTCTATAAACGATAAGGTTGTGGTGCTTGATCGCATCCGTGAATTATTGCGTTTAGACCCAAACAAGCCATTGGCAGATACCATTAATGAGGCCGTGAACAGCACGTTAAGCCGCACGGTATTCACTTCCGTTACCACGCTGTTGGCATTGTTACCGATGGCTATTTTTGGCGGTGATGCCGTAGAAAGTTTTGCAGTCCCTATGGTTTTTGCTGTCGTGATTGGCACGTCATCGACCTTGTTTATCACCTCTACGCTGTTGTATTTGTTGGGCAGTAGAAGAGAGAAACAAGGTAAAGCGCAGTTAAAGCCTACTGCAGAAGAGATTAAGGCTTCGTTGTCGCACATCCCTTAGGCGGCACAAGTTCCTTAACCCCAATACCTCAGCGTGCTTTTGTACCTCAATACATTGGTGCAAAAACGCGGTAAGGTAGCAGTATTAACAGGAACCCTTGATGCTCTCACGCATACCCAAATAATTTGCGTGAGAGCATCAAGGGCAATAAGGAACGTATAATGTTTGCAGTTGATCACATTATTTTACTCAGTGCAGTGCTTGCCATTTTGGGCGTACTGGCCAGTAAATTGTCCCCGCGCTTTGGCGTACCTGTTTTAGTTTTATTCCTTGGTGTAGGTATGTTGGCTGGAGAAGATGGTATCGGCCGAATCTTCTTTGATAATGCTGATGCTGCGCATGCCATTGGTACATTTGCGCTTATTCTCATCCTATTTGATGGCGGTCTACAAACGTCAAAAAAGTCCATAGCGCAGGCGTGGAAACCCGCCGCGTTGCTCGCCACTTTTGGCGTAATTGGTACGGCAGTGGTCACCGGTATCGCCGCTATGGTTATTCTCGATTTACCGCTTTATAAGGGCTTATTGCTTGGTGCTATTGTAGGGTCGACAGACGCCGCAGCAGTGTTTTCTGTTCTGCGCAACGCTGGTATACGCATTCCTTCAAAAATAAAATCCACACTAGAGCTGGAAAGTGCGTCGAATGATCCAATGGCCATATTCCTCACAATCGGCCTTATTACGCTTATTCAAGACAGCACCACTAAGCCAGTTGACTTACTTTCGCTGTTTGCCAGTCAAATGGGAGTGGGAGCGATAGTGGGCCTTGCTATCGGCGATATTGCAGTATGGCTTTTCAGACGCGTCACCTTAATGGCCATCGGTTTGTACCCGGTATTTGTGATGTTGTTTGGTGTATTGTCTTTTGGCCTTGCTGCGAACTTAAATGGCAGCGGCTTTCTCGCTACCTTTATTACGGGTGTTGTCGTGGGTAACAGCCGCTTTGCTTATCAGCGTAATACGTTTGTGTTTCTGGATGGGCTGGCCTGGCTTGGGCAAATTGCCATGTTCGTTATCTTAGGTTTGTTGGTAACGCCCACCGAGCTGTTTGTTAATTGGAAAGAAGGCCTTTTAATTGCGTTTGTGCTTATTTTTATTGCACGTCCGCTGGTGGTTATGCCGATTTTATTGCTTTCAAAATTCTCGTTCAAAGCATCGCTGCTTATATCATGGGTGGGTTTACGCGGTTCGGTGCCAATTATACTCGCTATATTTCCGCTAATATTCGGCATGCCATACGCCGAGCTCATTTTTAATGTCGTGTTCTTTATCGTGCTTATTTCTGCCTTGTTGCAAGGTTCCACCTTACCTTATGCGGCGCGTAAGTTAGGCTTAGTGTTGGACGATGAAGTAAAGGAATCGAGCACGCTGGAGATTGTAAAAGTCGCTAAGAGCAAGCGCGAGCTTATAGAAATAGAGGTATCTAAGTTATCGCCGGCACTACATAAAACCATTAGTGAATTAGCCCTTCCCGATAATACGGTAGTGGCGATGATTGCCCGCGGAGAAGAAACCCTTATACCCAAAGGAAGTACCAAAATAGAAATGGGCGATCAAATTTTCATTATCACCAAACTGCTTGATAAAAACGCCGTTGAGCACTGCTTTTACAGCGAGCAGGAATAGGGTGCTATTGTAAGGTACTTCATGTAGAATGCGCCGCGGAGTTGGCCAGGCAATCGCCGCTTTCGTAAGAAAGGGG includes the following:
- a CDS encoding DUF2126 domain-containing protein, with product MTITVGITHHTEYHYDRSISMSPHTFRLRPAPHSRTPIKSYSLKVYPENHFINWQQDPFGNYLARVVFPEKTKKFWFTVDLVAELTVINPFDFFLESYAETFPFSYEKRLARDLTPYLETEDASSLFQQLIDNQQPKEPVATVDFLVGVNRAVYDLIEYGVRMEPGVQSIDETLQKKGGSCRDSAWLLVQLFRHLGLASRFVSGYLVQLASDEKSLDGPSGPEKDFTDLHAWCEVYVPGAGWIGLDPTSGLFAGEGHIPLACTPEPLSAAPVTGAIDQCESTFSFYNNVQRLHEPPRVTKPYSDAQWAAIDRLGGQIDKDLVNAGITLTMGGEPTFISIDDMESEQWNTAADGKEKRILAHTLFMKMVESFSNSGFRHYGQGKWYPGEPLPRWQYACYWRKDGTPIWHNQALLADNNATYSFSQNEAQTFATQLATALGLSEKVVVTAYEDVLYHLWQEGNLPQDPSPDAPELLHAMTRKGFLAKLEQGLDTPVGFIIPLAYDTVFDGWQSSVWSFKRGHCFLLPGDSPLGYRLPLSSLGSPDALAERDPADMTGTLSSPTSHKGYISEKSVLTALCLEVRDGKLCVFMPPVSHFEHYALLLNAIESIADKLDIPVILEGYTPPYDSRVEKFAVTPDPGVIEVNVHPASDWHTLVKNTHALYAMAKSCRLGTEKFMLDGRHAGTGGGNHVTMGGPTPLESPFLKRPDILRSFITYWQHHPGLSYLFSSLFIGPTSQAPRVDEARDERLYELEIAFSQIPDSEVPSPWLVDRLLRHLLTDLTGNTHRAEFCIDKLFNPDSPTGRLGIVEFRGFEMPPHARMSLMQMLLLRTLLAWFWKQPYKKKLVRWGTELHDRFMLPHYVRQDIAEVCSDLNAAGFPIKLEWFDPFFEFRFPRCGSREVGQIKLDLFSAIEPWHVLGEEATGSGTARYVDSSLERVQLTVSNMHTDRYIVSCNGRRLPLKPTNIRGEHVAGIRFRAWHPASALHPTIGVHAPLVFDVYDSWAGRSLGGFTYHVSHPGGRNFSTMPVNAFEAEGRRIARFWDHGHTPSVASPSMPEWSPHFATQYVVDHEGRGDFDLPLEEAENEEYPNTLDLRRPPTL
- the secD gene encoding protein translocase subunit SecD; amino-acid sequence: MARFSFRGFVYVLIVMLGLLSAAPNILPQSIKQQLPTWYTTSTLSLGLDLQGGSHLLLAADTNALFEKQLNSFSSDLLSELRSQNVRYTKTSHSLTHKDSRSGSVVFTLRSADDARKVKDTAYQISAQPNGSSALDVEIKQSTVTLTLNELYTEQLVKDTLSRSVEVVRKRLNETGLTEPSVTLQGKDAILVQMPGMSDPTQVKKLLGTTAQMTFHWAANSQSEQVMNKQDAAGNTYRLEQKVALEGEHITDAAGVLSSENGQPVVTFRLDSAGAKQFATMTRDNIGRVLAIVLDDKVVTAPVINSVIPGGRGEITGNFTLPEAGNTALMLRTGALPVPLTIIEERTVGPDLGSDAIQTGVESGVAGALLVLAFMVAIYGRWGAIASFALCINMALVFGALTLFGATLTLPGIAGLILTMGMAVDANILINERIREESKKGRPAASAIEVGFDKAFATIVDSNFTTLIAVSLLFMFGSGPIKGFAITIALGLVSSVFTAVALTKMLMLRVVKSKHKNTQDRAQQRVPLRFSSPLLRLSDKLSGINFLAKRKIALAVSVVLTVLSIGLFAKPGLHYGVDFTGGTMIELTAPTLTTDELRNVIESNGFDQVAIQEYGSEHHYLLRAPVLDSSGELENSNAKQTDALKRAISQADSEVSFDKIDMVGPKVSGGFAELSILALLIAGGGMLVYLWARFEAHFASAALLTVILDLTKTIGFFALTGIEFNLTAVAALLALIGYSINDKVVVLDRIRELLRLDPNKPLADTINEAVNSTLSRTVFTSVTTLLALLPMAIFGGDAVESFAVPMVFAVVIGTSSTLFITSTLLYLLGSRREKQGKAQLKPTAEEIKASLSHIP